The Tursiops truncatus isolate mTurTru1 chromosome 20, mTurTru1.mat.Y, whole genome shotgun sequence DNA window CGGAGGGCGTGGGAGCACAGGATAGCACCCCCGCCCCCGTTTCACCCTACACCAACCCCTGAGCTCTGCCCTGAGCTCCTAGGCCTGAGGTGCCCTTTGCCCCCAGGGGACGGCTACTGCCGTGCAGAGGCTGTGGTGGCCGTCTTGCTGACCAAGAAGTCCCTGGCCCGACGGGTGTATGCCACCATCCTCAATGCCGGCACCAACACTGATGGCTTCAAAGAGCAAGGTGGGAGCATCCCGggcagggtgagggtggggctgCAGGCGGTTAGGTGATTGGTGGTGTGCTGAGGCCTGGCCCCGCCCACAGGCGTCACCTTCCCCTCTGGAGAGGTGCAGGAGCAGCTCATCCGCTCCCTGTACGAGTCGGCCGGGCTGACCCCCGAGTCCCTGGAGTATATCGAAGCCCATGGCACTGGCACCAAGGTGAGAGCCCTGCCTGGCCGTGTGCACACCCCACACCCCATGCCGGAGAGGTGCCGGGGTGGAGTCCTGACCTCCCTGAGTCCCCCACAGGTGGGCGACCCCCAGGAGCTGAATAGCATCATGCGGGCCCTGTGTGCCACCCGCCAGGACCCCCTGCTGATCGGGTCCACCAAGTCAAACATGGGGCACGCGGAGCCCGCCTCGGGGCTCGCAGCACTGATCAAGGTAGGCGGGCGGTCTGGGGCCATCCTGCCCCTGCCTCCTCAGCTTCCTGCTGCCCGGTCGGGGGAGGATCCCCACAGGCTGTGCTGTGGGGTGTGGGCCACTGAGACCCAGACAGCAGGGTGCCAGCATGTAGCCATTCCCTGCCCTAGTCCACTGGGCCAGACATCTTGCCCGGTACTGCTCCACAAGAGACCAAGCCAGAGGGTGGAAGCAGCGGGGCGGCCCCACCTGTCCAGGGCTGCCCTTCCCCGTGGCCTGCTGACCAGTTGGTAGCCCAGAGCATCCAGGTCAGCACTGCTCAGGCTCCCTGGTGCTCTGGGCTTCCTGGGCCACTGTAGCTACCCGTCTGCAGCTCTTAGATTGGGACCTGGGGTGGAGTCTGGCTGAGGGACCTTTGTGTCTAGCCCCATGGCCATTAGTCCGGAGGTGGCAGGGACCCTAGATGAGGCCCAAGGCCGAGAGGGGAAGGGGCCTGCGGCTCGGTCACCAGACCACTGCACTGGGGCTGGGCAAGGTTGGGGGGGAAGGAAGTCTGTTGCAGCGGGCAGGTGGCCTCAGAGTGTCCTCAAGAAGGGAAGTACCTGAAGCCCACCCTGACCAGCAGGGCAGGGATCCCGGGGCTGGCCACCCCACTGACCATTAGGCACCCATAGGTGCTGCTGTCCCTGGAACACGGGGTCTGGGCCCCCAACCTGCACTTCCACAGCCCGAACCCCGAGATCCCAGCGCTGCAAGACGGGCGGCTGCAGGTAGTGGACCGGCCTTTGCCCGTTCTTGGGGGCAATGTGGGCATCAACTCCTTCGGCTTCGGTGGCTCCAACGTGCATGTCATCCTCCGGCCCAACGCCCAGCCGCCCCCGCCACCTGCCCCACACTCTGCCCTGCCCCGTCTGCTGCGGGCCAGCGGGCGCACCCTTGAGGCCGTGCAGGGCCTGCTGGAGCAGGGCCTCCGGCACAGCCATGACCTGGCTTTCGTGAGCATGCTCAACGACATCGCGGCCGCCCCCACGGCCACCATGCCCTTCCGTGGCTACGCTGTGCTGGGCGGCCAGGGCGGCAACCAGGAGGTGCACCAGGTGCCGGCTGGCAAGCGCCCACTCTGGTTCATCTGCTCCGGTGAGCCCCCGGCTCCCCAGGGTGTCCCCGAGGGCAGTGGGGGCAGGGCCGCGCAGCCCTGCCCTGACGCCTCTCACTGGGACAGGGATGGGCGCACAGTGGCGCGGCATGGGGCTGAGCCTCATGCGCCTGGGCAGCTTCCGCGATTCCATCCTGCGCTCAGACGAGGCCGTGAAGCCTTTGGGACTGCAGGTGTCGGACCTGTTGCTGAGCACAGATGAGGCCACCTTTGATGACACCGTCCAGTCCTTCGTGAGCCTCACTGCCATCCAGGTGCACCCCCGGGGTCTGGGGTGAGCGGGCCGGCAGGGCGGTCAGCCTGGCGTCCCCGGGACTGGCGTGACGCACCCTGTTCCCCCAGATTGCCCTCATAGACCTGCTGACCTCCATGGGCCTGCGGCCTGATGGCATCATCGGGCACTCCCTGGGTGAGGTGGCCTGCGGCTACGCCGACGGCTGCCTCTCTCAGGAGGAGGCTGTCCTCGCTGCCTACTGGAGGGCCCAGTGCATCAAGGAGGCCAACATCCCGCCTGGGGCCATGGCAGCTGTGGGTAGGTGTTGCCCTGCGCTCTGCCATCCCACTCCACCCATGGGCCTGAGGGTCTCCGTGGGAGGGGACGTCTATACTGGCACTTTCGACATTGGTGCTGGGCAGAGGCAGGGTTCTGGGGTGACTCGCCGGCCGCCGTCCTCCTCACTTCAGGGTGAGAGCGACCTGACAGCCTGCTCCAGTGTGCCCTGTATGGCCCCCCTGAGCCTGCTGGCCTTGGTGCTCAGCATACTTGCCCATGGGCATCAGGAGAGGCCAGCATGGTTTTCCCATGAGCCTGAGCTAACTGGGGGCTGCAGGGGAAGGAGTGGGCCTGTTCGCACTtcgggcaggcagggctggggacgGAAGGACACCCGAGAAAACCTGAGGGACTGGCAGGAGAGTGAGGCCAAGGTCCTCTGTGGTTGGTCAGACATAGGAGCCTTTGGCCTCAATACTGAGCCGAAACTGGCTCCCGCCTCTGGGGTAGCATTAACGACACCTCTGCCTGAAATCAGACACGGCAGGGGTGAAAGTGCCTCGTAAAGGTGCCGCTGTGCAGCTGTCATCACCGCCTCTGTCGTTAGAGCCACCCCGGCAACGTCTTCCTCcccctggggaggggctgagTGAGGGTGCCGGCTCCCTGTGGCCACCTTCTGAGGCTGTCTCTGCCCCCAGGCTTGTCCTGGGAAGAGTGTAAGCGGCGCTGCCCCCCTGGTATCgtgcctgcctgccacaactccAAGGACTCTGTGACCATCTCCGGACCTCAGGTGGGCCCTGGGAGGCGAGGCCTCATCCCCAAGTCCCCTCCTATCCCTCAGGGTGAGCTCTGCATGGGGAGCGGGGCACAGGCCTAGGACTGCTCGTCCAGCGCCCCtgcgccctccccgcccccaccccaggccgCAATGTCCGAGTTCGTGCAGCAGCTGAAGCAGGAGGGTGTGTTTGCCAAGGAGGTGCGGACAGGTGGCATAGCGTTCCACTCCTACTTCATGGACTCCATCGCCCCTGCGCTGCTGCAGGCACTCAAGAAGGTGGGTTGCTGCCCCATGGGCTGCCTGGCGGGGGCCTCCCGGAGGGCGGGCGGGCAGGCGGCCCCAAGCTCCCTCACGCCGACCCAGCCTGACCGTGTGTGCAGGTGATCCGGGAGCCACGGCCCCGCTCCGCGTACTGGCTCAGCACCTCCATCCCCGAGGCCCAGTGGCAGGGCCACCTGGCCCGCACGTTCTCAGCTGAGTACAACGTTAACAACCTGGTGAGCCCTGTGCTGTTCCAGGAGGCACTGAGGCACGTGCCCGAGCACGCCGTGGTGCTGGAGATCGCCCCCCACGCCCTGCTGCAGGTGCGTGCTGGGGGGGCAGGATGGTCAGGTCCGGGAGGGATGGCGGTCGGGCTCCGTGTGGCCTTGTGGGGTTGGGTGGGAGCTAGTCAGGGAGGCCCAGCCTGTCTCTGCCTCTCAGGCCATCCTGAAGAGAGGCCTCAAGTCCAGCTGCACCGTCATCCCGCTGATGAAGAAGGACCACAGGGACAACCTGGAGTTCTTCCTCGGCAACGTGGGCAGGCTCCACCTGATGGGGTGCGTCCCCTCGCCCTGCTTGACGCTGGGAGCCCCTCAGCCATAGGCTGGCCTTGAGATCGTCCCCAGGAAGCGGGGCTGTGGGTGCTGGGCCACTGTCACACCCTCACtgcagcccccaccccaccccgtctcGGTCATCCCTGGGGTCTTAGGGGAGAATGGTTGGCAGTACCCACCCAGGGTGGTCCTGGGGTCAAATGTGCTGCTCACATCTCCCCTCTGCACCCTCCAGCATTGACATCAACCCCAACGGTCTGTTCCCACCCGTGGAGTTCCCGGCCCCCCGGGGGACCCCCCTCATTTCCCCGCACATCAGGTGGGACCACAGCCAGACTTGGGATGTGCCCGCCATGGAGGACTTCCCCAGCGGCTCGAGCCGCTCCTCTGCCACTGTCTATAAGATCGGTGAGTGAGGTGTGGGCAGGCGGGGGCGGCTCCTTCCTCCCGCTCGCTGGCACTAAGGCCCATGCCCCACAGATGCCAGCCCTGAGACCCCTGACCACTACCTGTTGGATCACTGCATCGACGGCCGCGTAATTTTCCCCGCCACTGGCTACCTATTCCTGGTCTGGAAGACGCTGGCACGAGCCCTGGACCAAAACATGGAGCAGGTGCCTGTGGTGTTCGAGGACGTGACACTACACCAGGCCACCATCCTGCCCAAGACAGGTGAGGCCGGCGGCTCGGGATGCGGGGCGGGAGTGCCGCCTGCTGACCTCTGCTGCTGACCTCTGACCCTGCTGCCTGCAGGGACCGTGCCCCTGGAAGTGCGGCTTCTGGAGGCTTCGTGCACCTTCGAGGTGTCTGAGAACGGCAACCTGATCGTGAGCGGTGAGCGGGGGCACCCGCCCAGGCTGCAGAGTCCCTGGTGGGGGTCTCTGGGTGGACCCTGGCTGCCAGCTCAGCCCGGCCTTGCCCTCAGGCCCTCTGCCACCCCCGCCCACAGGGCAGATACACCAGTGGAAGGACCCCGATCCCAGGCTCTTTGACAACCAGTATGGCACGGGCCCCACACCTGTAGACCCCAGTGCTGCGTTCCACCTGAGCCAGAGCGACGTGTACAAGGAGCTGCGGCTGCGGGGCTACAACTACGGCCCCCACTTCCAGGGCATCCTCGAGGCCAACCTCGAAGGTGGGTGCAAGGGGGCCCCACTTTATACTCAGGAACATGCTTTGGGGCTAACTCCTGCTGCCCGGCGTTAGATGCCCAAGCTGGGTGAAGGGAGGGCAGTTGTGGGTGTGAGGGGGCCGCATGGAGGAGAGGGCCCACTGGGGGAGAGACCCAACCTGGCCGACTGACGGTCCCTCCACCCCAGGTAACACAGGCCGGCTGCTGTGGAAAGACAACTGGGTGACCTTCCTGGACACCATGCTGCAGATGTCCCTCCTGGTCCCGGGCCACCGCAACCTGTGCCTGCCCACACGCATCACCGCCATCCACATCGACCCCACCACCCACCGGCAGAAGCTGTACGCGCTGCAAGGCGAGACACAAGGTAGCCCCGCCCTGGCCCCACACACTTGTGTCCCTGCGCCAGGTGCTGCCCGCACTTACCCAGCATGTCCCCGCAGTGGCCGACGTGGTGGTGAACAGGTATCTGAACAGCATCGTGGCCGGCAGCGTCCACATCTCGCGGCTCCACGCCTCGGTGGCCCCTCGGCGGCAGCAGGAGCAGCTGGCACCCGTCCTGGAGAAGTTCTGCTTCACGCCGCATGTGGAGAGCGGGTGCCTGGCTGGGAGCCTGGCCCTGCAGGAGGAGCTGCAGCTGTGCAGGGGTGAGGCCTGCGCCCACCCCCTTCATCCCGGGGTCCAGCTCCCAGTTCCTGTGCCCAGTCTGGCAAAGGGGAGCTCATCACCTCCCCTCATCGCCCCGTCACAGCCCCTCCTTCATGTGGAGCCCAAATCTGCCTTCCCCTCGTGAGTGCCCCCAGGCCTGGCTCCCCCAACCCAGAGCTGATGTCTTCAGAGGAGGCCTAGCACACACAGGTGACAGATTTATCCCCTTCTGTCTATGCCCCTAGCCAGGCATATAGGCGTAATGCCATGAGACAGCTCCCTACACAGGGCTCACACCCAACCTGATGGgtggggagagctggggaggggcagcagggccaTCAAGGCACTGAACCCACCCTCTGGAGAATCCACCCTCTGTAGGGCTCACACCTGGGTGGGAGGCAGAGCAGCCCTTCACCCGCCCAGTGGTCCAGATGGTTGATGCCAGTTTCTAGCCCTGGAGGACTAGACTGCCCACTCCGTCCTTCTATTTGCTGTCAGTGGGCAGAGCCGGGCGGTGGGTCCTGCTTACCTCTGAGTCCCTGCTCCAGGCAGACACCAGTTGCTGGGGGACCTTCAGGAACCCCAGCCCAGCTGAGGCTCTTCCCTAGCACCCATCTCTGTCCTCCCCAGGGCTGGCACAGGCACTGCAGACGAAGGTGGCCCAGCAGGGGTTGAAGATGGTGGTGCCCGGGCTGGACAGTGCCCAGGCTCCCCGGGAGGCCCCACAGCAGGGCCTGCCTCGGCTGCTGGCCGCTGCCTGCCAACTGCAACTCAATGGGAACCTACAGCAGGAACTGGGCCAGGTCCTGGCCCAGGAGAGGCCCCTGCTGTGTGACGACCCCCTGCTCAGCGGCCTCCTCGACTCCCCAGCACTGAAGGCGTGCGTGGACACCGCCCTGGAGAACACGGCCAGCCTCAGAATGAAGGTGGTGGAGGTGGGTGCTGGGCGCAGAGGCAAGCACTGTGGACCCAGACGCAGGCAGCCCTGAACACCAGGAGGGCCGGGGCCCCTCTGAAGCGAGGCCGCCCGCACACTGAaggggaaggggcacagagaaggggctggaggtgggctcTGCGGGTGCTGTGGACAGGGCAGCGCTGGCCCGTGGCCTCAGCGGAGTTGGTGGGTGGGCCTTTCTGGGAGACACCCAGCTGAGGGGGTGGGTGCGCCTGCCCCGCGGCAGCTGATCCAAGGAGCTCTTCCACCCCAGGTGCTGGCCGGTGACGGCCGACTCTATTCCCGCATCCCGGCGCTGCTTAACACCCAGCCCCTGATGCAGCTGGACTACATAGCCACTGACCGCCACCCCCAGGCCCTGGAGGCGACCCAAGCCAAGCTGCAGCAGCTCGACCTGACCCAAGGCCAGTGGGACCCTGTGGACCCGGCCCCCAGCAGCCTGAGCAGGGCTGACCTCCTGGTGTGCAACTGTGCCCTGGCCACCCTTGGTGACCCGGCCACGGCCGTTGGCAACATGGCGGCTACCCTGAAGGAGGGAGGCTTCCTGCTGCTGCACACGCTGCTCGGAGGTTACTCCCTGGGGGAGACTGTCGCCTTTCTCACCTGCTCTGAGTCACATCAAGGGGGGCAGCACCTCCTGAGCCAGgtgcggggcggggccgggatggggaggggccgggatggggaggggccaggaggctGCCGAGCACTGACCCCCCAACGCACAGGACGAGTGGGAGAGCCTATTTACCGGGGCATCCCTGCACCTGGTGGCCCTGAAGAGGTCCTTCTACGGCTCTGTGCTCTTCCTGTGCCGCCGGCCAGCCCCGCAGGATAGCCCAGTCTTCCTGTCCGTGGAGGACGCCAGCTTCAGATGGGTCGACTCACTGAAGGTCAgtccctcccagccctggccagGCCTGGCTAATGCAGCTCCAACGCTGGGGCCTGGGGAGCCCCCAGAAGCCAACCCCTCCCTCGTTCTACAGAACATCCTGGCTGACTCCTCGTCCCGGCCCGTGTGGCTCATGGCCGTCGGCTGCACCACCTCAGGTGTCGTGGGCATGGTGAACTGTCTCCGAAAAGAGCCCGGCGGGCACCGGATTCGGTGAGATGCCCACTGAGCTGCATGCCCCTTGCTCCTCCcctccaacccccccccccccagcttccCCTCACCTGTCTGGCTGCCCATAGGTGCGTCCTGGTGTCCAACCTCAGTAGCACGTCCCCCACCCCTGAGATGGACCCAAACTCCTTGGAGCTGCAGAAGGTGCTACAGGGGGACCTGGTGATGAACGTCTACCGGGACGGGGCCTGGGGGGCGTTCCGCCACTTCCCACTGGAAAAGGGTGAGCGCCCAATGTGCCACCCTGCCCCCCCAGTCTCCTCACCTCGCAGCTGGGTGGGCTGAGAAGGAGAGGGCAGGGGGACCCTGGCTGgaagccctgcccagcccagggctgcGTGTGACCCTGTGGCAGCTCCACTTTCTGTCACCCACAGACCGGCCAGAGGAGCAGACAGAGCATGCCTTCATAAACATCCTCACCCGAGGGGACCTCTCCTCCATCCGCTGGGTCTGCTCTCCTCTGCGCCACGCCCAGCCCACTGGCCCTGGAGTCCAGCTCTGCACCATCTATTATGCCTCCCTCAACTTCCGAGACATCATGCTGGCCACGGGCAAGCTGTCCCCTGACGCCATCCCAGGTACAGGCAGCACACGGTGGGGGGACCAGAACAAAGACCCTTGGGGCCAGGACCTGGGAAGAGGGGGGTCCTCACCCCACAATGCTCAGGAACCTGGGAGGCTCCTCGAGCCCAAGCTCACACACTGGGGTCCTCCTGGGGAGGTAAGGGGCTCACCCACCATCTGCCCCCAGGAAAATGGGTCGCTCGAGACTGCATGCTGGGCATGGAGTTCTCCGGCCGAGATGCCAGAGGCAAGCGTGTGATGGGGCTGGTGCCCGCCGAAGGCCTGGCCACCTCCATTCTGGTGTCTCAAGACTTCCTGTGGGACGTGCCTTCCAACTGGTGAGTCGGTCAGGGCTGTGACCTGGGGCCCAACATGGATGTGGCCAGGGATCAGGCCAGAGCTGACCCCTGCGCTGTGCCCATAGGACCCTGGAGGAGGCAGCTTCAGTGCCCGTCGTCTATGCCACAGCCTATTACGCGTTGGTAGTACGCGGACGCATGCAGCCTGGGGAGACAGTGCTCATCCACTCGGGCTCGGGCGGTGTGGGTCAGGCCGCCATCGCCATCGCTCTCAGCCTGGGCTGCCGCGTCTTCACCACTGTGGGTAAGCCTACAGCCCTTCCCAGAGCCCAGGACTGCCCCTCCAACGCCTGAAGCCCAGACTTACTAGCAGCGTCTCTCCCCACCAGGGTCAGCTGAAAAGCGGGCATACCTCCAGGCCAGGTTCCCACAGCTCAACGAAGCCAGCTTTGCCAACTCCCGGGACACGTCCTTTGAGCAGCACGTGCTTTGGCACACGGCCGGGAAGGGTGAGTGGCTCCCATCACTAGCCAACCGCCATCCACCCATATTCTCAGCCCCCtcttcctcccatcccccccTCTCCGGCCAAGCTGGAGGAGACACCGGCCCAGGCGGGGACAGGGTCTGGCCTTCTGGACTTGTGCCACGTTGGCTGGGCAGTGGTCTTGACTGTGAGGACCCCTcttgcccccccaccccaaggtgTTGACCTCGTCCTGAATTCCCTGGCGGAAGAGAAGCTGCAGGCCAGCGTGCGGTGCCTGGCCCAGCATGGTCGATTCCTGGAAATTGGCAAATTTGACCTTTCCAACAACCATCCCCTGGGTGAGGCTGGGCAGCAGGCCGGGTGGGCAGGGGGCTgttgggcagggcaggggtccACAGGGTGGGCTGTCAGCTGAGTAGTGAGGCCGCCACCTGCCCACCTGTCCAGGCATGGCCATCTTCCTGAAGAACGTGACTTTCCACGGGATCCTGCTGGATGCAATCTTTGATGACGACAGCGCCACCTGGCAGGAGGTGTCGGCGCTGCTGCAGGCAGGCATCCGGGACGGTGTGGTGCAGCCCCTCAAGTGCACCGTGTTCCCCAAGACCCAGGTGGAGGACGCCTTCCGCTACATGGCCCAGGGCAAACACATCGGCAAAGTGGTCCTCCAGGTGAGTAGGGCACCCCAGGCACCCCCAGCTCCGGCCCCTGCCGGCACTGTGTGAACAGCGGTGCTACCTGGGCTGCAGGTACGCGAGGAAGAGCAGGAGGCGGTGCTGCAAGGGACCAAGCCCACCCTGATGGCGGCCTTGTCCAAGACCTACTGCCCAGCCCACAAGACCTACATCATCACGGGGGGCCTGGGTGGCTTCGGCCTAGAGCTGTCCCAGTGGCTCATGCTGCGAGGGGCCCAGAAGCTGGTGCTGACCTCCCGCTCCGGGATCCGCACAGGTGACCGGCCCCAGGGAGCACGAGGGTGGGGCGGTGGGAGAGGCCTCAGTCAGCTCCCCGTCCTGCTGCCCTCCGGGCGCCTGGGCCTAGGGCCAGAGCCCTGATTTGCCCATCCCCACCATCTGTGTCCCGCAGGCTACCAGGCCAGGCAGGTCCGTGAGTGGAGACGCCAGGGTGTGCAGGTCCTGGTGTCCACCAGCAACGCCAGCTCGCTGGATGGTGCCCGGAGCCTCATCACTGAGGCCACCCAGCTTGGGCCTGTAGGCGGCGTCTTCAACTTGGCCATGGTGAGGACGGCTCTAAAGGGGCTGCAGCCAGctgcccagggaagccccccgcccCAAGCAAGCCCTCCGAAGCCCTGGGGCAGAGGCAGGTGCTAAGATCCCCTCACCCCAGGTCCTGAGAGACGCCATG harbors:
- the FASN gene encoding fatty acid synthase; translated protein: MEEVVIAGMSGKLPESENLEEFWANLIGGVDMVTDDDRRWKAGLYGLPRRLGKLKDLSQFDASFFGVHPKQANTMDPQLRLLLEVTYEAIVDGGINPASLRGTNTGVWVGVSSSEASEALSRDPETLMGYSMVGCQRAMMANRLSFFFDFKGPSVALDTACSSSLLALQSAYQAIRSGECPAAVVGGINILLKPNTSVQFMKLGMLSPEGSCKSFDAAGDGYCRAEAVVAVLLTKKSLARRVYATILNAGTNTDGFKEQGVTFPSGEVQEQLIRSLYESAGLTPESLEYIEAHGTGTKVGDPQELNSIMRALCATRQDPLLIGSTKSNMGHAEPASGLAALIKVLLSLEHGVWAPNLHFHSPNPEIPALQDGRLQVVDRPLPVLGGNVGINSFGFGGSNVHVILRPNAQPPPPPAPHSALPRLLRASGRTLEAVQGLLEQGLRHSHDLAFVSMLNDIAAAPTATMPFRGYAVLGGQGGNQEVHQVPAGKRPLWFICSGMGAQWRGMGLSLMRLGSFRDSILRSDEAVKPLGLQVSDLLLSTDEATFDDTVQSFVSLTAIQIALIDLLTSMGLRPDGIIGHSLGEVACGYADGCLSQEEAVLAAYWRAQCIKEANIPPGAMAAVGLSWEECKRRCPPGIVPACHNSKDSVTISGPQAAMSEFVQQLKQEGVFAKEVRTGGIAFHSYFMDSIAPALLQALKKVIREPRPRSAYWLSTSIPEAQWQGHLARTFSAEYNVNNLVSPVLFQEALRHVPEHAVVLEIAPHALLQAILKRGLKSSCTVIPLMKKDHRDNLEFFLGNVGRLHLMGIDINPNGLFPPVEFPAPRGTPLISPHIRWDHSQTWDVPAMEDFPSGSSRSSATVYKIDASPETPDHYLLDHCIDGRVIFPATGYLFLVWKTLARALDQNMEQVPVVFEDVTLHQATILPKTGTVPLEVRLLEASCTFEVSENGNLIVSGQIHQWKDPDPRLFDNQYGTGPTPVDPSAAFHLSQSDVYKELRLRGYNYGPHFQGILEANLEGNTGRLLWKDNWVTFLDTMLQMSLLVPGHRNLCLPTRITAIHIDPTTHRQKLYALQGETQVADVVVNRYLNSIVAGSVHISRLHASVAPRRQQEQLAPVLEKFCFTPHVESGCLAGSLALQEELQLCRGLAQALQTKVAQQGLKMVVPGLDSAQAPREAPQQGLPRLLAAACQLQLNGNLQQELGQVLAQERPLLCDDPLLSGLLDSPALKACVDTALENTASLRMKVVEVLAGDGRLYSRIPALLNTQPLMQLDYIATDRHPQALEATQAKLQQLDLTQGQWDPVDPAPSSLSRADLLVCNCALATLGDPATAVGNMAATLKEGGFLLLHTLLGGYSLGETVAFLTCSESHQGGQHLLSQDEWESLFTGASLHLVALKRSFYGSVLFLCRRPAPQDSPVFLSVEDASFRWVDSLKNILADSSSRPVWLMAVGCTTSGVVGMVNCLRKEPGGHRIRCVLVSNLSSTSPTPEMDPNSLELQKVLQGDLVMNVYRDGAWGAFRHFPLEKDRPEEQTEHAFINILTRGDLSSIRWVCSPLRHAQPTGPGVQLCTIYYASLNFRDIMLATGKLSPDAIPGKWVARDCMLGMEFSGRDARGKRVMGLVPAEGLATSILVSQDFLWDVPSNWTLEEAASVPVVYATAYYALVVRGRMQPGETVLIHSGSGGVGQAAIAIALSLGCRVFTTVGSAEKRAYLQARFPQLNEASFANSRDTSFEQHVLWHTAGKGVDLVLNSLAEEKLQASVRCLAQHGRFLEIGKFDLSNNHPLGMAIFLKNVTFHGILLDAIFDDDSATWQEVSALLQAGIRDGVVQPLKCTVFPKTQVEDAFRYMAQGKHIGKVVLQVREEEQEAVLQGTKPTLMAALSKTYCPAHKTYIITGGLGGFGLELSQWLMLRGAQKLVLTSRSGIRTGYQARQVREWRRQGVQVLVSTSNASSLDGARSLITEATQLGPVGGVFNLAMVLRDAMLENQTPEFFQDVNKPKYNGTLNLDRVTREACPELDYFVVFSSVSCGRGNASQTNYGFANSAMERICEKRRHDGLPGLAVQWGAIGDVGVVLETMGTNDIVIGGTLPQRIISCMEVLDLFLNQPHPVLSSFVLAEKKAAAHGDGSSQQDLVKAVAHILGIRDLATVNLDSSLADLGLDSLMAVEVRQTLEREHDRVLSMREIQQLTLRKLQELSSQAGTADELVAPTPKEDSPARQQAQLNLSTLLVNPEGPTLAPLNSVQSSERPLFLVHPIEGSITVFHSLAAKLSIPTYGLQCTGAAPLDSIQSLAAYYIECIRQVQPEGPYRIAGYSYGACVAFEMCSQLQAQQSAGPTNNSLFLFDGSHTYVLAYTQSYRAKMTPGCEAEAEAEAMCFFVQQFTDAEHGRVLEALLPLEGLEERVAAAVELIAQSHAGLDRHAVRFAARSFYQKLRAAEKYTPQATYHGNVTLLRAKTGGTYGEDLGADYNLSQVCDGKVSVHVIEGDHRTLLEGSGLESILSIIHSSLAEPRVSVREG